In one window of Aphidius gifuensis isolate YNYX2018 linkage group LG4, ASM1490517v1, whole genome shotgun sequence DNA:
- the LOC122854789 gene encoding papilin isoform X5: MTTTNNSTWSLMLLLLVAVSQLTNVTARHNHVKLRHERHRRQHAEGYLPSNFVTDTEETETGLWGPWSVPSSCSRSCGGGVAHQTRRCLDVDDNGYDRCSGPKRRFYSCNIQPCQNNTIDFRAEQCAEFNAVPFEGVVYDWIPYTGGPNKCELNCMPKGERFFYRHKLTVIDGTPCEIEKNDVCVEGKCMSVGCDLMLGSNAKEDACRECDGDGSKCTTAKGLFDTDDLQVGYIDILFIPEGATNIAVKEIEPSNNYLAIRSTTGQYYLNGNWRIDFPRSLRFAGTIFHYSRVPQGFSAPDTITAKGPTTEAIYIVLLYQDRNVGVDYEYSVPKKNSFGNPENYTWTHDEFSECSVTCGGGYQSRHVNCVRRRDNETVDENLCDPQSAPDNTQACNTEACPPEWFEGEWSSCSKQCGEDGEQTRTIKCEQIVAGGMPTIIDDSICIDKFGPKNKTTQECNRNVQCPTWHLGPWKPCDRLCGKGKKTRKVTCFRKNEAGKIEVLNDSECDGEVPESESSCELRPCAGLDWVTSEWSGCDDKCGLTQETRTAHCATNDGTTYPSDKCDANNKPELTRTCEKSKGCEYQWYAAQWSECSAKCGSGVQTRKVFCASFEDDLTLKKVENEKCKVEQRYNDTQECEADVAECKGEWFAGPWSKCSKLCGGGDMTRKVICMKDNMTVPTSNCDADTIMFGSEECNKHPCSEDDVIPVEVGKPDIPSDKEDDCLEYEDEDFVTFASSLGTDGSELAEGISSLSPFETTAFFMDNTMMSDAAVRGDTPPVELENNSGSGGLEDSTAYDDLLSSITGLIEGSGSSTDNTMTETTDNSVSHETTNLNESTSPSESTESSASTEKSDSTESSASTEKSESTETSGSTVTSDSTESSVSSETSDSTESSVSTESSKSSDVSQDTTVSISSTESSTDQSSSGSSESTENTSTFSSTEVSETASTDSSTSSSTSSETTSESLDSSSPITSSSETPSTDTTITESTISTSESTETTIISSTDTSTTETGSTETSSTVTSVTEDGSSTTMVSETSTDVGSTTLFSISTSDENSSTVQDTTTQEISTEQTTAEATSLSSVSSSEESSTNEISTSEISSTDISSTIGATSELPATSDSSTSVSSEESTVSGATTETGLTTESGMTTETGMTSESGMTTETGSTTENGSTTESDAMTEVSTVDMSTGSTETAETGMSTESITTDVSTISSSTSEDEDNTDKSSIFDLFTTVSSVDQALKKEQKMRKCKVRKAKKSCLSSEFNCCYDGITPAQGPFGKGCPTPETCAETQYGCCPDGVSVPTGPKNEGCPSQLCAETLFGCCQDGTTPAEGNDFEGCKKPCNETECGCCPDKETPAINANGCCDVSKDSCCPGVTKNATVINEEGSGEDSTDEAWTEVTNEYETTTMTGIEEDCANTTHGCCPDGHKAATGKNFEGCGVINTDNCTASYFGCCPDNTTAALGSNKEGCHGDCISSPHGCCQDKFTPAHGPNGEGCCLTYPHGCCPDNILPARGPEFYGCGCEYTRFGCCPDNSTAARGPENEGCGCKYTTHGCCPNRFTPANGPNFEGCPCYTYQFGCCPDGVTIAKGPHSQGCGCENTEFKCCSDGRTPATGPNFAGCNCDASKYGCCLDGIEEAQSDNFDGCLAVPTNPGAACALTTDRGSCRNFTVQWFYDTEYGGCSRFWYGGCEGNDNRFKSQEECKEICVEPKGRDACYLPKSTGPCEGYNPTWYYDSDRKQCGQFIYGGCLGNANKFKTRDECEQLCTVSDNVDPCEQEKESGPCQGNFTRWYFNKDSKHCEQFRYGGCKGNNNNFLTESSCHQKCLQPGHSREQDTCLLPALLGECHNYTQRWYYDSYEQRCRQFYYGGCNGNGNNFVNEEDCLQRCSSPSVPAPRPTQEFSPAMCFLPDERGPCNEEQTKWFYDSREGICKQFTYGGCASNGNKFESREECEYRCDEVQDVCTMPKIVGPCSGSVVSYYYDRRSDTCEEFEYSGCSGNRNRFEDRTSCESKCKKHLSPPQVQATESPHIVQVVPSSPICSAPADAGPCNNEVTAYYYDSRASKCQAFIYGGCEGNANRFQTEEQCERLCGIFQGKDVCNLPAEAGPCRGVFPKYYYDRNSRSCRQFLYGGCDGNANRFSTLPECESVCIHREEPAPTGNNTVLSHLEICRESVDIGSCESGSYKRFYFNENRQTCMAFVYTGCGGNRNRFKTFESCMHTCYKTSNEIDVSSNTETKDKCSEAKDECDLIHCPYGKEAFVDDQDCERCRCVDPCRNIQCSSDSRCSIVPIATGDGTTEYQGICRSTMKPGNCPVVSNSTRCEEECRSDADCSEDRKCCNNGCGTSCLEPASTEVPVTYPPVHNDTAPSYGAEPATIKKPENPLVRGEEGGFVTMLCIVTGNPRPSIIWQKDTELINSAEKRRRILPDGSLQIINLYSHDRGIYICIADNGLAQPDKCEYELEVTEPHNRSADIISEPNTSVTVTLNAPTVLHCYAIGWPRPFVTWWHGDSMLPLSSDSYEQDSECTLLIRSVTLSNLGIYTCQAYNGIEKPASWSTTLQAIGPVYNIKPEQQEYTQYLVQAPKRPERPERPQYPYRPARTQAPEYNQTYKPIYPTNKPYILGVIGITEQPQQPSKFKVPVAVNVTSSGNEYPVGSEINIGCSVDGYPIPKVLWYKDGDIIRTDGRITISESNRLVITNASYNDTGKYNCEATNEFSSASDTIDINVAGIYIHPDCQDNSFFAKCDLIVKAKYCQHKYYAKFCCRSCTEARQLPVSGNHLK; the protein is encoded by the exons CCATGCCAAAATAATACGATAGACTTTCGTGCTGAACAGTGTGCTGAATTTAATGCAGTACCATTTGAAGGTGTAGTTTACGA ctGGATACCGTACACAGGTGGACCAAACAAATGTGAGCTAAATTGTATGCCTAAAGGCGAACGTTTTTTCTACAGACATAAACTCACTGTGATTGACGGTACACCatgtgaaattgaaaaaaacgaTGTTTGTGTTGAAGGAAAATGTATG TCGGTTGGATGTGATCTTATGCTTGGAAGTAATGCAAAAGAAGATGCTTGTAGAGAATGTGATGGTGATGGATCTAAATGCACCACTGCGAAAGGTCTTTTTGATACAGATGATTTGCAAGTTg GTTACATTGATATACTTTTTATACCTGAGGGAGCTACAAATATAGCCGTCAAAGAAATTGAACCATCTAATAATTATcttg CAATTCGTAGCACGACAGGCCAATATTATCTAAATGGAAACTGGAGAATAGACTTTCCAAGGAGTTTAAGATTCGCTGGAACAATATTCCATTATTCAAGAGTTCCACAGGGTTTCTCAGCTCCAGACACGATAACTGCTAAAGGACCGACGACCGAAGCAATTTACATTGTC cTTCTTTATCAAGATCGAAATGTTGGTGTTGATTACGAGTATAgtgtgccaaaaaaaaattcatttggaaACCCAGAAAATTATACATGGACACATGATGAATTTTCAGAATGCAGTGTAACTTGTGGTGgag GATATCAATCGAGACATGTAAATTGTGTACGACGTCGTGACAATGAAACAGTTGATGAAAATCTTTGTGATCCACAATCTGCCCCAGATAATACACAAGCATGTAACACAGAAGCATGTCCACCAGAATGGTTTGAAGGTGAATGGAGCTCATGCAGTAAACAATGTGGTGAAGACGGTGAACAAACAAGAACTATAAAATGTGAACAGATTGTCGCTGGTGGAATGCCAACAATCATTGATGATTCAATATGCATTGATAAATTTGGACCTAAGAATAAGACAACTCAAGAATGTAATCGAAATGTTCAATGTCCCACGTGGCATTTGGGGCCATGGAAACCG tgtgaTCGATTGTGTggtaaaggaaaaaaaacaagaaaagtCACTTGCTTTAGAAAAAATGAAGCTGGAAAAATTGAAGTATTAAATGACTCGGAATGTGATGGTGAAGTACCAGAAAGTGAAAGTTCTTGTGAATTACGACCTTGCGCTGGTCTTGATTGGGTTACATCTGAATGGAGTGGT TGTGACGATAAATGTGGTTTAACACAAGAAACACGTACGGCTCACTGTGCGACAAATGATGGCACAACTTATCCCAGTGATAAATGCGATGCAAATAACAAGCCAGAATTGACGCGTACCTGTGAAAAATCAAAAGGTTGCGAGTATCAGTGGTATGCAGCTCAGTGGAGCGAATGTTCTGCAAAATGTGGAAGTGGTGTACAAACACGCAAGGTCTTTTGTGCATCCTTCGAAGAcgatttaacattaaaaaaggTAGAGAATGAAAAATGCAAGGTTGAACAACGATACAATGATACACAAGAATGTGAAGCTGATGTTGCTGAATGTAAAGGTGAATGGTTTGCTGGACCATGGAGTAAATGCTCTAAACTATGTGGTGGTGGTGACATGACAAGAAAAGTTATTTGTATGAAAGATAACATGACAGTACCTACAAGTAACTGTGATGCTGACACAATCATGTTTGGTTCTGAGGAATGTAACAAACATCCTTGTAGTGAGGATGACGTTATTCCTGTTGAAGTTGGTAAACCTGATATTCCAAGTGACAAAGAAGATGATTGCTTAGAGTATGAAGATGAAGACTTTGTAACTTTTGCATCTAGCTTAGGCACAGATGGAAGTGAATTAGCCGAAGGTATTAGCTCTTTGTCACCATTTGAAACTACAGCGTTTTTCATGGACAATACAATGATGAGTGATGCAGCTGTTCGCGGTGACACACCTCCCGtagaattagaaaataattctGGAAGTGGTGGTTTAGAAGATTCCACTGCgtatgatgatttattatcatcaattactGGCCTTATTGAAGGTAGTGGATCATCAACGGATAACACAATGACTGAGACTACTGATAATTCAGTAAGTCAtgaaacaacaaatttaaatgaatccACTAGCCCATCTGAATCAACAGAAAGTAGTGCTTCAACAGAAAAATCAGATTCAACAGAAAGTTCTGCTTCAACAGAAAAATCGGAATCAACTGAAACTTCTGGTTCAACCGTAACTTCAGATTCAACAGAGTCTTCTGTTTCATCAGAAACTTCAGATTCAACAGAGTCTTCTGTTTCAACAGAATCATCAAAATCATCTGATGTGTCACAAGATACTACAGTATCTATAAGCTCTACGGAATCTTCAACAGATCAGTCTTCTTCTGGATCATCAGAATCCACTGAAAATACTTCTACATTCTCAAGCACTGAAGTTTCAGAAACTGCGTCCACTGATTCTTCTACAAGTAGTAGTACAAGTAGTGAAACAACATCAGAATCTTTAGATTCTTCTTCACCAATAACATCATCAAGTGAAACACCATCTACTGACACGACAATCACTGAAAGCACAATCTCCACATCAGAATCAACTGAAACTACAATTATTTCTTCTACTGATACATCAACAACTGAGACAGGAAGCACTGAAACTTCATCTACTGTTACATCAGTGACTGAAGATGGTAGTTCAACTACTATGGTTAGTGAAACCTCGACTGATGTAGGGTCAACAACTTTGTTTAGTATATCAACAAGTGATGAAAATTCTTCTACAGTCCAAGATACAACGACTCAAGAAATAAGCACAGAACAGACTACAGCAGAAGCAACATCATTGTCATCAGTCAGCTCTTCAGAGGAATCGAGtacaaatgaaatttctaCAAGTGAAATAAGTAGTACAGATATTTCTAGTACAATTGGTGCAACATCTGAATTACCAGCAACTTCTGATTCAAGTACTAGTGTATCATCTGAAGAATCAACAGTATCTGGTGCTACAACAGAAACTGGTTTGACAACTGAATCTGGTATGACAACAGAAACTGGAATGACAAGTGAATCTGGTATGACAACAGAAACTGGCTCGACAACAGAAAATGGCTCAACAACAGAATCAGATGCAATGACTGAAGTATCAACAGTTGACATGTCAACTGGATCAACGGAAACTGCTGAAACAGGAATGTCTACTGAAAGTATCACAACTGATGTGTCAACCATTTCAAGTTCAACCAGTGAAGACGAAGATAACACTGACAAATCATCTATTTTCGACTTATTTACAACAGTTAGTTCAGTAGATCAAGCActtaaaaaagaacaaaaaatgcGAAAATGCAAAGTTCGAAAAGCCAAAAAATCATGTTTATCATCCGAGTTTAACTGCTGCTACGATGGAATAACTCCAGCTCAAGGACCTTTCGGCAAGGGTTGTCCCACTCCTGAAACTTGTGCTGAAACTCAATATGGATGCTGTCCAGACGGTGTTTCCGTGCCAACTGGACCTAAAAATGAAGGTTGTCCATCTCAATTATGTGCGGAAACTCTCTTTGGTTGTTGTCAAGATGGTACTACTCCCGCAGAAGGCAATGACTTTGAAGGCTGTAAAAAACCATGTAATGAAACTGAATGTGGATGTTGTCCTGACAAAGAAACACCAGCTATTAATGCAAATGGTTGTTGTGATGTTTCTAAAGACAGTTGTTGTCCTGGTGTAACTAAAAATGCAACAGTAATTAATGAAGAAGGCAGTGGAGAAGACTCTACAGATGAAGCATGGACAGAAGTTACAAATGAatatgaaacaacaacaatgactGGCATTGAAGAAGACTGCGCAAATACTACACATGGATGTTGTCCAGATGGTCATAAAGCTGCTACTGGTAAAAACTTTGAAGGATGTGGAGTTATTAATACAGACAACTGTACAGCTTCATACTTTGGCTGTTGTCCTGATAATACCACAGCTGCTCTTGGAAGCAACAAAGAAGGATGTCATGGCGATTGTATTTCATCACCACATGGCTGTTGCCAGGATAAATTTACACCGGCTCATGGTCCAAACGGTGAGGGTTGTTGTCTAACATATCCTCATGGATGTTGTCCAGACAATATACTTCCAGCTCGAGGACCCGAGTTCTATGGTTGTGGCTGTGAATATACTAGATTTGGTTGTTGTCCTGATAATTCAACAGCAGCTAGAGGACCTGAAAATGAAGGCTGTGGATGTAAATATACAACTCATGGATGCTGCCCTAACCGTTTCACCCCAGCAAATGGACCAAACTTTGAGGGATGTCCTTGTTATACTTATCAATTTGGTTGTTGTCCAGATGGAGTGACAATAGCTAAAGGACCACATAGCCAAGGCTGTGGATGTGAAAACACAGAATTTAAATGTTGTTCAGATGGAAGAACACCAGCAACAGGACCAAACTTTGCTGGATGCAACTGTGATGCATCTAAATATGGATGTTGTCTTGATGGTATTGAAGAAGCTCAAAGTGATAACTTTGATGGATGTTTGGCAGTTCCAACAAATCCTGGTGCAGCTTGTGCTCTTACAACAGACAGAGGATCATGTCGAAATTTCACAGTTCAGTGGTTTTACGATACTGAATATGGTGGATGTTCAAGATTTTGGTATGGTGGCTGTGAAGGAAATGATAATCGTTTTAAATCTCAAGAAGAATGCAAGGAAATTTGTGTTGAACCTAAAGGACGTGATGCATGCTATTTGCCAAAAAGCACTGGACCATGTGAAGGATATAATCCTACTTGGTATTATGATAGTGACAGAAAACAATGtggacaatttatttatggtGGTTGTCTTGGAAAtgcaaacaaatttaaaactagAGATGAATGTGAACAACTTTGTACAGTATCTGATAATGTTGATCCTTgtgaacaagaaaaagaaagtgGTCCATGTCAAGGTAATTTCACACGatggtattttaataaagaCAGTAAACACTGTGAACAATTCCGTTATGGTGGTTGCAAGggtaataacaacaatttctTAACGGAATCTTCTTGTCATCAAAAATGTCTTCAGCCTGGTCATAGTCGAG aacaAGACACTTGTCTTCTTCCTGCTCTTTTGGGTGAATGTCATAATTATACTCAACGCTGGTATTACGATTCATACGAACAACGTTGTCGACAATTTTATTATGGAGGTTGTAATGGAAATGGCAATAATTTTGTCAATGAAGAAGATTGCCTACAACGCTGTTCATCTCCATCGGTTCCTGCACCACGACCTACTCAAGAATTCTCTCCTg CAATGTGTTTCTTACCTGATGAACGTGGACCTTGCAATGAAGAACAAACTAAATGGTTTTATGACAGTAGAGAGGGTATTTGTAAACAGTTTACATATGGTGGTTGTGCAAgcaatggaaataaatttgagtCACGAGAAGAATGCGAGTACCGTTGTGATGAAGTCCAAG ATGTTTGTACTATGCCAAAGATTGTTGGACCTTGTAGTGGTTCAGTTGTCAGTTATTATTATGATCGAAGATCTGATACATGTGAAGAATTTGAATACAGTGGATGTTCTGGTAATAGAAATCGTTTTGAGGATCGTACCAGTTGTGaaagtaaatgtaaaaaacatttatcacCACCACAAGTACAAGCAACTGAATCACCTCATATTGTACAAGTTGTACCAAGCAGTCCAATTTGTTCAGCTCCAGCTGATGCTGGTCCTTGTAATAATGAAGTTACAGcttattattatgattcaaGGGCTAGCAAGTGTCAAGCATTTATATATGGTGGCTGTGAAGGTAATGCCAACAGATTCCAGACAGAAGAACAGTGTGAACGTCTTTGTGGTATTTTCCAAGGAAAAG ATGTTTGTAATCTCCCGGCGGAAGCTGGACCATGCAGAGGTGTATTCCCGAAATATTACTATGATAGAAATAGCCGTAGTTGTCGTCAATTTTTGTATGGTGGTTGTGATGGTAATGCTAATAGATTCAGTACGTTACCTGAATGTGAATCTGTTTGTATTCATCGTGAAGAGCCTGCACCAACTGGCAACAATACTGTTCTATCTCATTTag AAATCTGTCGTGAGTCAGTGGATATTGGAAGTTGTGAATCAGGAAGTTACAaaagattttatttcaatgaaaatcgACAAACTTGCATGGCATTTGTGTATACTGGTTGTGGTGGTAATAGAAACAGATTCAAGACTTTTGAGTCTTGCATGCATACTTGTTACAAAA caAGCAACGAGATTGATGTTAGTAGTAATACCGAAACAAAGGATAAATGTTCAGAGGCAAAAGATGAGTGTGATTTGATTCATTGTCCATATGGAAAAGAAGCTTTTGTTGATGATCAAGATTGTGAACGATGCAGATGTGTTGATCCATGTAGAAATATTCAATGTTCATCAGACAGTCGTTGTTCTATTGTACCAATTGCAACTGGTGATGGAACAACTGAGTATCAAGGTATTTGTCGATCAACAATGAAACCAGGAAATTGTCCAGTTGTATCAAACAGCACAAGATGTGAAGAAGAATGTAGAAGTGATGCTGATTGTTCGGAAGATAGAAAATGCTGTAATAATGGATGTGGTACTTCTTGTCTTGAACCAGCATCTACTGAAGTACCTGTTACATATCCACCTGTTCATAATGATACTGCTCCATCATATGGCGCTGAACcagcaacaattaaaaaaccagaaaATCCATTAGTTAGAGGAGAAGAAGGTGGATTCGTTACAATGCTTTGTATCGTAACAGGAAATCCAAGACCATCAATAATTTGGCAGAAAGATACTGAATTg ATAAACTCAGCAGAAAAAAGGCGAAGAATTCTTCCTGATGGATCACttcaaattatcaatttatacagTCACGATCGaggaatttatatttgtattgcaGACAATGGTCTTGCACAACCAGATAAATGCGAATATGAATTGGAAGTAACAG aGCCTCATAATCGATCAGCAGACATAATTAGTGAGCCAAATACATCTGTAACAGTAACACTAAATGCACCAACAGTATTACATTGTTATGCAATTGGTTGGCCACGTCCATTTGTAACTTGGTGGCATGGTGATAGCATGTTACCATTATCATCTGATTCATATGAACAAGATTCTGAATGTACATTATTAATACGTTCAGTAACATTATCAAATCTTGGTATATATACTTGTCAAGCATATAATGGTATTGAAAAACCAGCATCTTGGTCAACAACACTTCAGGCAATTGGTCcagtttataatattaaacctGAACAACAAGAATATACTCAATATCTTGTACAAGCACCAAAAAGACCAGAAAGACCTGAACGTCCACAATATCCATACAGACCTGCACGTACCCAAGCACCTGAATATAATCAAACTTACAAACCAATTTATCCAACTAATAAACCCTATATTCTTGGTGTTATCGGTATTACTGAACAACCCCAACAACCTTCTAAATTTAAAG taCCTGTCGCTGTAAATGTAACTTCATCAGGAAATGAATATCCAGTTGGTagtgaaataaatattggaTGTAGTGTTGATGGTTATCCAATTCCAAAAGTACTATGGTACAAGGATGGTGATATAATACGTACAGATGGAAGAATAACAATATCTGAATCAAATAGACTTGTTATCACAAATGCCAGTTATAATGATActggaaaatataattgtgaagcgacaaatgaattttcatcTGCTTCTGATacaattgatattaatgttgctg gtATTTACATTCATCCAGACTGTCAAGACAATTCATTCTTTGCAAAATgtgatttaattgtaaaagCAAAATATTGTCAACATAAATATTACGCCAAATTTTGTTGTAGATCATGTACTGAAGCACGTCAGCTTCCTGTTAGCggtaatcatttaaaataa